From a single Silene latifolia isolate original U9 population chromosome 6, ASM4854445v1, whole genome shotgun sequence genomic region:
- the LOC141587145 gene encoding phosphoglucan, water dikinase, chloroplastic-like — MLGKALGIAENSVRTYTEAEIRAGVIFHVSKLSTLLLKETRRSLASEGWDVIVSGTAQGTIVQVDSITPGSLPSSIQGPVILVVQNADGDEEVTAAGTNIVGIILLQVLPHLSHLGVRAR; from the exons ATGCTAGGAAAAGCTCTTGGAATTGCTGAGAATAGTGTGAGGACATACACAGAGGCTGAGATTCGTGCTGG CGTAATTTTTCATGTGTCAAAACTTAGCACACTTCTTCTAAAAGAAACTAGGCGCTCCTTAGCATCTGAAGGTTGGGATGTCATTGTTTCAGGAACTGCACAAGGAACAATTGTTCAG GTTGACAGCATTACCCCTGGCTCACTTCCTTCATCCATTCAAGGACCTGTAATTCTTGTTGTCCAAAATGCTGATGGAGATGAAGAG GTTACAGCTGCAGGAACTAATATAGTTGGTATCATCCTCCTGCAAGTGTTGCCTCATTTATCTCATCTTGGTGTCCGAGCTCGATAA